In Equus asinus isolate D_3611 breed Donkey chromosome 13, EquAss-T2T_v2, whole genome shotgun sequence, one DNA window encodes the following:
- the CNTD1 gene encoding cyclin N-terminal domain-containing protein 1, protein MDRPVRPSLASLSDFQFGAVTTETIEDALLHLAQQNEQAVRDAAGRLGSFRETRIVEFVFLLSEQWCLEKSVSYQAVEILERFMVKQAENICRQATIQLRDKTEPQNWRALKEQLFNKFILRLVSCVQLASKLSFHYKIIGNVTVLNFLQALGYLHTKEELLESELDVLKSLNFQINLPTPLAYVEMLLEVLGYNGCLVPATQLHATCLTLLDLVYLLHEPVYENLLRASIENSTPSQLQGEKFISVKEDFMLLAVAIIAASAFIQNHECWSQVVGHLHSITGIALESIAEFSYAILTHSVGANTPGQQKPVPPHLVARTLRAAAASNS, encoded by the exons ATGGACAGACCTGTGCGGCCAAGCTTGGCCTCCCTCAGCGACTTTCAGTTTGGAGCTGTGACCACTGAGACGATTGAAGACGCTCTGCTCCACTTGGCCCAGCAGAACGAGCAAGCCGTGCGGGACGCTGCTGGCCGGCTGGGCAGCTTCAGGGAGACCCGGATCGTGG aatttgtttttctcctgtctgAGCAATGGTGTCTGGAGAAATCTGTGAGCTACCAGGCTGTAGAAATCCTAGAAAG GTTTATGGTCAAGCAGGCAGAGAATATTTGCAGGCAAGCCACAATCCAGCTGAGAGATAAGACAGAGCCTCAGAATTGGAGGGCTCTGAAAGAACAACTTTTCAACAAGTTTATCCTGCGTCTTGTGTCATGTGTTCAGCTGGCAAGCAAACTTTCCTTCCATTACAAA ATAATCGGCAACGTTACAGTCCTGAATTTCCTCCAGGCTTTAGGGTATCTACACACTAAAGAAGAACTGCTGGAGTCAGAACTTGATGTTTTGAAGTCCCTAAACTTCCAAATCAATCTGCCTACTCCCCTGGCATATGTAGAGATGCTCCTGGAGGTTTTAG GATACAATGGCTGTTTGGTCCCAGCCACACAGCTGCATGCAACCTGCCTGACCCTACTTGATCTAGTCTATCTTCTACATGAACCCGTATATGAGAACCTGCTGAGAGCTTCAATTGAGAACTCCACACCCAGTCAGCTGCAAGG GGAAAAGTTTATTTCAGTGAAGGAAGACTTCATGCTGTTGGCAGTAGCAATCATTGCAGCAAGTGCTTTCATCCAAAACCATGAGTGTTGGAGCCAG GTTGTAGGGCATTTGCACAGCATCACTGGCATTGCCTTGGAGAGCATTGCTGAGTTCTCTTATGCAATCCTGACTCACAGCGTGGGAGCCAACACTCCAGGGCAACAGAAGCCTGTTCCTCCCCACCTGGTAGCCAGAACGCTgagggctgctgctgcctccaACTCATGA
- the COA3 gene encoding cytochrome c oxidase assembly factor 3 homolog, mitochondrial: MAASGSGDPVDAKSGEAPPAQRIDPTREKLTPAQLQFMRQVQLAQWQKTLPQRRTRNIVTGLGIGALVLAIYGYTFYSVSQERFLDELEDEVKAARARALERASGP, encoded by the exons ATGGCGGCGTCGGGATCTGGTGACCCTGTCGATGCTAAGAGTGGAGAGGCCCCTCCGGCTCAGCGCATCGACCCTACTCGGGAGAAGCTAACTCCCGCGCAACTGCAATTCATGCGGCAGGTGCAGCTCGCCCAGTGGCAGAAGACGCTGCCGCAGCGGCGGACCCGGAACATCGTGACCGGCCTGGGCATTGGGGCCCTGGTGTTAGCTATTT ATGGTTACACCTTCTACTCGGTGTCCCAGGAGCGTTTCCTGGATGAGCTGGAGGATGAGGTCAAAGCTGCTCGAGCCCGGGCTCTGGAAAGGGCATCAGGACCCTGA